A window from Leptothermofonsia sichuanensis E412 encodes these proteins:
- a CDS encoding tetratricopeptide repeat protein, with the protein MQYKQPGGQRLKNQKQPWRLGGLVGFILLNSGLLVPPTPGWALPVSSTQVAQATPSAESEISQGLQYIQQGNLDQAIASFQRATQINPRMAAAHYNLGLALRQKGQLQASANAFYQATQADPRFALAFANLGAALLEGNNLQQAKDYLQRAIQLDPQMGLAHYNLGLVYENQRAYDQALEAFKKAMQLTPTAPEPAYHMGMVYLQQGKTKEARASFEQAVKITPKYPEAHYNIGSIQFREGDLEGALASFRRSAEANSNYANAYYAAGLVFIRQGKFKDAQQVLSYARDLYSKQGNGQWAEKASQALQKAQSGQR; encoded by the coding sequence ATGCAGTACAAGCAACCGGGCGGTCAACGACTCAAAAATCAGAAACAACCCTGGCGGCTGGGGGGATTGGTGGGTTTCATTCTGTTGAACAGCGGTCTGCTGGTGCCCCCTACCCCTGGATGGGCGTTGCCCGTCAGCTCTACTCAGGTAGCTCAGGCAACTCCATCTGCCGAGTCTGAAATCAGCCAGGGATTGCAATACATTCAGCAGGGAAATCTGGATCAGGCGATCGCGTCCTTTCAGCGCGCAACCCAAATTAATCCCCGCATGGCGGCTGCCCATTACAATCTGGGATTAGCCTTACGCCAGAAGGGTCAACTCCAGGCATCCGCTAACGCCTTCTATCAGGCAACTCAGGCTGACCCTAGGTTTGCGCTTGCCTTTGCCAATCTGGGAGCCGCCCTGCTTGAAGGAAATAACCTGCAACAGGCAAAGGATTATTTACAGCGGGCGATTCAGCTTGATCCCCAAATGGGCCTGGCGCACTATAATTTGGGTTTAGTGTATGAAAATCAACGCGCCTATGATCAGGCCCTGGAAGCCTTCAAAAAGGCGATGCAGTTGACCCCCACCGCTCCTGAACCGGCTTACCACATGGGTATGGTTTATTTGCAACAGGGTAAAACGAAGGAGGCAAGGGCTTCCTTTGAGCAGGCAGTCAAAATTACCCCGAAGTACCCGGAGGCTCATTACAACATCGGCTCTATTCAGTTTCGTGAAGGCGACCTGGAAGGGGCACTGGCATCGTTCCGACGCTCCGCAGAAGCCAACTCTAACTATGCCAATGCCTATTATGCGGCTGGGCTGGTTTTTATCCGGCAGGGTAAATTTAAGGATGCTCAACAGGTTTTGAGCTATGCGCGGGATCTTTACTCTAAGCAGGGCAACGGGCAGTGGGCAGAAAAGGCCAGTCAGGCATTACAAAAAGCCCAGTCAGGTCAGCGTTGA
- the lepB gene encoding signal peptidase I — protein sequence MTRVESKASDENSPQQPGPQPRVTENPWVEGLKTIGLSAVLAFGIRTFVAEARYIPSGSMLPTLQVNDRLIVDKVGYYFRDPQRGDIVVFAPTDALEKQNFNDAFIKRIIGLPGEKVEVKGGRVYINGEPLRENYIADNPQYEWGPQVVPAGSYLVLGDNRNNSYDSHYWGFVPRNKIIGRAVVRFWPPNRIGEITPEPSY from the coding sequence ATGACCCGTGTAGAAAGCAAAGCATCAGATGAAAACTCTCCTCAGCAACCGGGGCCTCAACCAAGGGTGACAGAAAATCCCTGGGTTGAGGGTCTTAAGACGATTGGCTTGAGTGCTGTGCTGGCATTTGGCATTCGTACCTTTGTTGCTGAGGCTCGCTACATTCCTTCTGGCTCAATGCTACCTACTCTACAGGTCAACGATCGCCTGATTGTGGATAAGGTTGGCTATTACTTCAGAGACCCTCAACGGGGAGACATTGTCGTATTCGCACCAACCGATGCGCTGGAAAAACAAAACTTTAATGATGCGTTCATCAAGCGAATTATTGGCTTGCCGGGCGAGAAAGTAGAAGTGAAAGGTGGGCGAGTCTACATTAATGGTGAACCTTTGCGAGAAAATTACATCGCAGATAATCCTCAGTACGAATGGGGTCCTCAAGTGGTACCGGCAGGGTCCTATCTGGTTCTGGGCGACAATCGTAACAATAGTTATGACAGCCACTATTGGGGTTTTGTCCCTCGCAACAAAATTATTGGTCGGGCTGTGGTTCGCTTCTGGCCTCCGAATCGGATTGGAGAAATCACACCAGAACCAAGTTATTAA
- a CDS encoding dihydroorotase — protein MTSHAPLIIRRAQILLPSGEFMLGDVQIQDGVIVQVNSEISPVTESPVTEIDANGLTLLPGVIDPQVHFREPGLEHKEDLFTASCACARGGVTSFLEMPNTRPLTTTQAALDDKLQRAAQKCLVNYGFFIGATAELLPDLLQATPVAGIKIFMGSMHGPLLVDQDEVLEKIFAQGTRLIAVHAEDQARIAQRRQQFAGITDPAIHSTIQDNQAALNATRLALQLAQKYRRRLHILHMSTAEEAELLRQHKPAWVTAEVTPQHLLLNTNAYETIGTLAQMNPPLRSPHDNEVLWQALLDGVIDFIATDHAPHTLEEKAQTYPNTPSGMPGVETSLALMLTQAKAGRCTVAQVAHWMSTAVAQAYRIPNKGVIAPGYDADLVLVDLNTYHPVRREDLVTKCKWSPFEGWNLTGWAVYTLVGGKVAYDRGTLHTDVRGQALRFESD, from the coding sequence ATGACATCCCATGCCCCTTTAATTATTCGCCGTGCCCAGATTCTTCTTCCCAGTGGAGAATTCATGTTGGGTGATGTTCAGATACAGGATGGTGTCATTGTACAGGTGAATTCCGAAATTTCGCCCGTGACTGAAAGTCCTGTTACTGAAATAGACGCCAATGGACTGACTTTGTTGCCAGGGGTGATTGATCCTCAGGTTCATTTTCGTGAACCCGGATTGGAACACAAGGAGGATCTGTTCACGGCCAGTTGTGCCTGTGCCAGAGGCGGAGTGACCTCCTTTCTGGAAATGCCCAACACTCGCCCACTGACCACCACTCAGGCAGCCCTGGATGACAAGCTTCAGCGGGCGGCTCAGAAATGCCTGGTAAATTATGGCTTTTTTATTGGAGCCACCGCAGAACTGCTCCCTGATCTTTTGCAGGCAACGCCAGTCGCCGGAATCAAGATTTTCATGGGATCCATGCATGGGCCTCTACTGGTTGATCAGGATGAAGTGCTGGAAAAGATTTTTGCTCAGGGAACCCGGCTGATTGCTGTTCATGCAGAAGACCAGGCCCGTATTGCCCAGCGACGACAGCAGTTTGCCGGCATTACCGACCCGGCTATTCACTCCACCATCCAGGACAATCAGGCTGCCTTGAATGCCACTCGACTGGCGCTCCAGCTTGCTCAAAAATATCGCCGCCGACTCCATATCCTACACATGTCAACCGCCGAAGAAGCAGAGTTGCTGCGTCAGCATAAACCGGCCTGGGTAACGGCTGAAGTGACACCTCAGCATCTTTTGCTAAATACCAATGCTTATGAAACCATTGGAACGCTGGCGCAAATGAATCCACCGCTGCGATCGCCCCATGACAATGAAGTTCTCTGGCAGGCGCTTTTGGATGGTGTGATCGACTTCATTGCCACCGATCACGCTCCCCATACTCTGGAAGAGAAGGCGCAGACCTATCCAAACACCCCCTCTGGAATGCCGGGCGTAGAAACCTCCCTGGCGCTCATGCTGACCCAGGCAAAAGCAGGACGCTGCACCGTGGCTCAGGTGGCTCACTGGATGTCTACAGCAGTTGCCCAGGCATATCGCATTCCCAACAAAGGGGTAATTGCCCCTGGATACGATGCTGACCTGGTTCTGGTCGATCTGAACACCTACCATCCAGTGCGGCGGGAAGACCTTGTCACCAAATGTAAATGGAGTCCCTTTGAAGGTTGGAATTTAACCGGATGGGCAGTTTACACCCTTGTTGGCGGAAAAGTGGCCTATGATCGCGGAACTCTGCATACCGATGTTCGGGGACAGGCACTCAGGTTTGAGTCTGACTGA
- a CDS encoding NACHT domain-containing protein, whose amino-acid sequence MLLERVFIQAATLTLASIFSRVVCDGGGKFVSWVKERDEDPRQLLDRAAEQYAQRYANRHGILKVLGMREPVSLESVYTSVQFLDGDSINPYDSIEELEKAFRERPEPSFQLRNSKKQDGLKVANKQPYLMVLGGPGAGKSTFLRKMGLEALKGRSGGYLHESIPVLIELKSFNTEKIDIAAAIAQEFRICGFPSSEQTTLKLLEQGMLLLLLDGLDEVPSRNLDTAIHQIQDFVDQYDRNRFITSCRIAAYHHNFKRFTDVAMADFSHTQIKQFIFNWFHSEIDLQANTAQRCWQLLQKPENRTARELAQTPLLLTLLCLVYDKKQQFPQNRSVLYSRALRVLMEEWAAEKRIFQEEIYQGLSTELEEVLLSEIAYQGFEANRLFFQKKEVVNQIKYFLADNLNAPRHLDGESILEAIAIQQGILVERAQDVYSFSHLTLQEYLTAQYIDDHQIIRKLVTEHLTHERWQEVFLLVAGLMKGGADSLLLAMEAQAKTFITTPKLQALLNWATGVTSDSDSNLTPATRRSTALFLALVNDATFNLVHLLHPDLAQTLKLAGTLANTRIAGFTTNLDKTPARAAIPTRALAIALTHSRATRPVGQVFNQALVETFIKKLTTFQIFKESNFQVLVSRLQALKEEAPDIRQPASVHQEFYHRVYQIWFNTLKLDPAWINLSTEELRKLECYFYANWLMIRCRQAAVRVSSQTWTGIEARILQG is encoded by the coding sequence ATGTTACTTGAGCGCGTTTTTATTCAGGCGGCGACGTTGACTCTGGCATCTATCTTCAGCCGTGTGGTTTGCGATGGTGGAGGTAAGTTTGTCAGTTGGGTCAAGGAAAGAGATGAAGACCCCAGGCAGTTACTTGACCGGGCAGCGGAGCAATATGCCCAGCGGTATGCCAATCGCCACGGTATTTTGAAGGTTTTGGGAATGCGGGAGCCAGTTTCCCTGGAATCGGTCTACACGTCGGTTCAGTTCCTGGATGGAGATAGTATCAATCCCTATGACTCGATTGAGGAACTGGAAAAAGCCTTTCGGGAGCGACCGGAACCCAGTTTTCAGCTCCGCAACTCTAAAAAGCAGGATGGGCTGAAGGTCGCCAACAAACAGCCCTATTTGATGGTTCTGGGGGGACCGGGGGCAGGCAAGTCTACCTTTTTACGAAAGATGGGCTTAGAAGCACTCAAAGGCAGAAGTGGCGGGTATCTGCATGAATCTATTCCAGTCTTGATTGAACTGAAAAGCTTCAATACGGAGAAGATTGACATTGCTGCCGCGATCGCCCAGGAGTTCCGAATCTGTGGCTTTCCCTCCTCTGAGCAAACGACCCTGAAACTATTGGAGCAGGGCATGTTATTGCTCTTGCTGGATGGTTTAGATGAGGTTCCTTCCCGTAACCTGGACACCGCCATTCACCAAATTCAAGATTTTGTCGATCAGTACGATCGGAATCGCTTTATTACCTCCTGTCGGATTGCGGCCTACCACCACAACTTCAAACGATTTACGGATGTGGCCATGGCCGACTTTAGCCATACCCAGATCAAACAGTTCATTTTTAACTGGTTTCATTCAGAGATTGACTTACAGGCAAACACCGCTCAGCGCTGCTGGCAACTGCTCCAAAAACCCGAAAACCGGACCGCCCGTGAACTGGCTCAAACCCCGCTGTTGCTCACTTTGCTGTGCCTGGTCTACGACAAGAAACAGCAATTTCCCCAAAATCGGAGTGTGCTTTACTCCAGGGCATTACGGGTGTTGATGGAAGAGTGGGCCGCTGAAAAACGGATCTTTCAGGAAGAGATTTATCAGGGACTTAGCACGGAACTCGAAGAAGTTTTACTGTCTGAAATCGCTTACCAGGGGTTTGAGGCAAATCGGCTGTTTTTCCAGAAAAAGGAAGTGGTGAATCAAATCAAGTACTTCCTGGCAGATAACTTGAATGCACCCAGACATCTGGATGGGGAGTCCATTCTAGAGGCGATCGCCATTCAGCAGGGCATCCTGGTAGAACGGGCGCAGGATGTCTATTCCTTCTCGCACCTGACCTTGCAGGAATACCTTACAGCTCAGTACATTGACGATCACCAGATCATCCGCAAATTGGTGACTGAGCATCTCACCCACGAACGCTGGCAGGAGGTGTTTTTACTGGTGGCAGGATTGATGAAGGGAGGAGCAGATTCCCTGTTGCTGGCCATGGAAGCCCAGGCAAAAACCTTTATTACCACGCCCAAACTCCAGGCATTGCTGAACTGGGCAACGGGTGTGACCAGCGATTCTGATAGTAATCTTACCCCGGCCACCCGGCGCAGCACTGCCCTGTTTCTGGCACTGGTCAATGACGCCACATTCAATCTGGTACACCTCCTTCATCCCGACCTGGCCCAGACCTTAAAGCTTGCGGGTACCCTTGCTAATACCCGAATTGCAGGCTTTACAACTAACCTGGACAAAACACCAGCACGGGCGGCTATCCCCACTCGCGCACTGGCGATCGCGCTGACCCACTCCCGTGCCACCCGTCCGGTGGGACAGGTATTCAATCAGGCACTGGTAGAAACCTTCATCAAGAAACTGACAACGTTCCAGATTTTCAAAGAAAGTAATTTTCAAGTTCTGGTCAGTCGTCTGCAAGCCTTAAAAGAAGAAGCTCCTGATATTCGACAGCCTGCCAGTGTGCATCAAGAGTTTTATCATCGCGTTTATCAGATCTGGTTCAATACGCTTAAACTGGATCCTGCCTGGATCAACCTCTCTACCGAAGAACTCCGCAAACTGGAGTGTTATTTCTATGCCAACTGGCTGATGATTCGATGCAGACAGGCAGCGGTCAGAGTATCTTCACAAACCTGGACAGGGATTGAAGCGCGGATATTGCAGGGCTAG
- the tsaE gene encoding tRNA (adenosine(37)-N6)-threonylcarbamoyltransferase complex ATPase subunit type 1 TsaE: protein MAPSSKTLFLPDPEATRQLGIKLGQCLPAGSVLLLEGDLGSGKTTLVQGIGQGLGIKEAVDSPTFTLINEYLNGRLPLYHLDLYRLNPAETADLYPEIYWEGEVESGIVAIEWAERLPYRPQTYLHIHLTYDPDSGRRITLTVVGQSVEQSILEAVIGGDRS, encoded by the coding sequence ATGGCTCCCTCCTCTAAAACCCTCTTTCTACCTGACCCGGAGGCAACCCGGCAATTAGGCATCAAACTGGGGCAGTGTCTTCCAGCGGGGAGTGTGCTGTTGTTGGAGGGAGATTTGGGGAGCGGTAAGACAACCCTGGTGCAGGGAATTGGGCAAGGGTTGGGTATTAAAGAGGCGGTGGATAGCCCCACGTTTACCCTGATTAATGAGTATTTAAACGGGCGGCTACCCCTATACCACTTAGATCTTTATCGCTTGAACCCAGCCGAAACTGCTGACCTTTATCCAGAAATCTATTGGGAAGGCGAAGTTGAGTCGGGCATTGTGGCAATTGAATGGGCGGAGCGATTGCCTTACCGACCACAGACATACCTGCATATTCATTTGACCTATGACCCTGATTCAGGAAGAAGGATAACCCTGACTGTAGTGGGCCAGTCGGTGGAACAATCTATATTGGAGGCTGTGATTGGAGGCGATCGCTCCTGA
- a CDS encoding solute carrier family 26 protein, whose translation MGLKQLLSYQRSWLWGDGLAGITVAAYLIPQCMAYGELAGVEPVAGLWAILPPLILYAVFGSSPQLSIGPESTTAVMTAAAIAPLAAADGSNYASLAALLALVVGLVCLAGYSARLGFLADLLSKPILIGYMAGVALIMIVSQLGKISGIPIQSDTVLGTLSEFIQRLDHIHSPTLILTILVLCFLFIGHRQFPSAPVPLLGVLLSTAVVSMFHLDRQGIAVVGTIPAGFPHWALPGMTVQEVLPMIASAIGIAIVGYSDNVLTARIFAARNHYKIDANQELLALGIANLGNGLMQGFPISSSGSRTVIGDSLGSKSQVFSLVALVVVVLVLLFLRPLLALFPKAALGAIVIFAATRLIEISEFFRLHRFRRSEFALALITFTGVLITDILIGVAVAVSLSVIDLFARIARPHDAVLGQVPDIPGLHDIEDWPGATTIPGLVIYRYDAPLCFANVENFKQRALQAIAAETTPVEWFVLNTEAIVEVDITAIDGLSELVDELGAQGITFAMARVKQDLYAQLKRSGLLQKIGHDHIYLTLHTAIAGFEARQRPSGDRCDRP comes from the coding sequence TTGGGCTTAAAACAGCTACTTTCCTATCAGCGATCGTGGTTATGGGGAGATGGGCTGGCAGGCATCACGGTGGCCGCCTATCTGATTCCCCAATGCATGGCCTATGGAGAACTGGCAGGAGTTGAGCCTGTGGCGGGTCTGTGGGCAATTCTACCGCCGCTCATTTTATACGCCGTGTTTGGATCCTCGCCTCAACTCTCTATTGGTCCAGAATCAACAACGGCTGTAATGACGGCAGCCGCGATCGCCCCTCTGGCGGCGGCAGATGGTAGTAATTATGCCAGTCTGGCAGCTTTGCTGGCTTTGGTGGTGGGGCTGGTGTGTTTAGCTGGCTATAGTGCCCGACTGGGATTTCTGGCGGATCTGCTGTCCAAACCGATTCTGATTGGCTATATGGCGGGAGTTGCTCTGATTATGATAGTCAGTCAGCTCGGTAAAATTAGCGGCATCCCCATTCAATCAGACACGGTTTTAGGGACCTTGAGCGAATTCATCCAGCGGCTGGATCACATCCATTCACCCACCTTGATCCTGACGATTCTGGTCTTATGTTTTTTGTTTATCGGGCACCGTCAGTTTCCCTCTGCCCCCGTCCCATTACTGGGCGTGTTACTATCCACCGCCGTCGTTTCCATGTTTCATCTTGATCGGCAGGGAATTGCCGTGGTTGGTACCATTCCGGCTGGGTTTCCCCATTGGGCTTTGCCCGGGATGACTGTTCAGGAGGTGCTGCCCATGATTGCCTCTGCAATTGGCATTGCGATTGTGGGCTATTCCGATAATGTCCTGACTGCCCGCATTTTTGCGGCCCGCAATCATTACAAAATTGATGCAAACCAGGAGCTACTGGCTTTAGGAATTGCCAACCTGGGAAATGGGCTGATGCAGGGATTTCCCATTAGCAGCAGTGGCAGCCGCACAGTGATTGGGGACTCCCTGGGCAGCAAATCCCAGGTATTTTCGCTGGTGGCACTGGTTGTGGTTGTTCTTGTGCTGCTGTTTTTACGCCCCCTGCTGGCACTTTTTCCTAAGGCGGCACTGGGGGCAATTGTCATCTTTGCGGCCACCAGGCTAATTGAGATTTCCGAATTTTTCAGATTACATCGATTTCGACGCAGCGAATTTGCCCTGGCTCTGATTACCTTCACGGGCGTTTTGATAACCGATATTCTGATTGGGGTTGCGGTTGCGGTCAGTTTATCGGTGATTGACTTGTTTGCCCGCATTGCCCGACCCCATGACGCTGTACTGGGTCAGGTACCCGACATCCCAGGACTGCATGACATTGAAGACTGGCCAGGTGCAACCACAATTCCAGGTCTGGTGATTTATCGCTATGATGCACCACTCTGCTTTGCCAACGTAGAGAACTTCAAGCAACGCGCCCTCCAGGCGATCGCAGCCGAAACAACCCCTGTCGAGTGGTTTGTGCTAAACACAGAAGCCATTGTTGAAGTGGATATTACCGCGATTGATGGCCTATCAGAACTGGTCGATGAATTGGGAGCACAAGGGATCACATTTGCAATGGCACGGGTCAAGCAGGATCTCTATGCCCAACTCAAGCGATCGGGTTTACTGCAAAAAATTGGGCATGACCATATTTATCTGACGTTGCATACTGCGATCGCAGGATTTGAAGCGCGCCAGAGGCCCTCCGGCGATCGGTGCGATCGCCCTTAA
- the pdeM gene encoding ligase-associated DNA damage response endonuclease PdeM has protein sequence MKVEISILGVPLQLLPEKAIYIEPLKTLLVADIHLGKSETFQFQGIPISNQVNQVTLDRLHQLCDRLRPQTLWILGDLFHSRYALVSEVLDSWTKFLDSIPTEVHLVVGNHDRALISDLQPFAIHCFTDGIKIGNLVLSHEPQPQQNCLNICGHIHPCIRIKTRLDNLRLPCFYLDTSQNLLMLPSFGEFTGGYDVSLKSDAIAYVVVDHAVIPFNA, from the coding sequence GTGAAAGTTGAGATTAGCATTCTGGGGGTGCCGCTGCAACTCTTACCTGAAAAAGCCATTTATATTGAACCCCTCAAAACCCTGCTGGTTGCTGATATACATTTGGGCAAGTCTGAAACCTTTCAATTTCAGGGGATTCCGATTTCCAATCAGGTGAACCAGGTGACACTGGATCGGTTGCATCAGCTGTGCGATCGCCTGCGACCCCAAACATTATGGATACTGGGGGATCTATTTCACTCCAGATATGCCCTGGTCAGTGAAGTGCTGGATAGTTGGACAAAATTCCTCGACAGCATTCCCACGGAGGTGCATCTGGTCGTAGGAAATCATGATCGTGCCTTAATTTCGGACCTTCAACCATTTGCCATCCATTGCTTTACGGATGGGATTAAAATCGGGAATTTAGTCCTCAGTCATGAACCCCAACCCCAACAAAATTGTTTAAACATCTGTGGGCATATCCATCCCTGTATCCGCATCAAGACGCGATTAGACAACTTGCGTCTACCCTGCTTTTACCTGGACACCTCCCAAAATCTGTTAATGCTGCCTTCCTTTGGCGAATTCACCGGGGGCTATGATGTATCGCTCAAGTCTGATGCCATCGCTTATGTTGTCGTTGATCACGCCGTGATTCCCTTTAATGCCTGA
- a CDS encoding DUF2808 domain-containing protein: MFRKIVHQFSHSFTSRLVGAAALVGGIALPGVVLVLSASAGQLPSGQRFFDRSPRLVSAASSFQSVNTPSTYQFTVTLPEDAGANLQALRIVQDQETYNVHFNPNQSRAFLGNTYAGGPEVPLATIGGEMPADSNEVTLVFDPPIAPGQTVTVSLETNRNPRDEGVYLFGVTAFPEGENSRGLFLGYGRVNVYENSR; this comes from the coding sequence ATGTTTAGAAAAATTGTTCATCAGTTCTCTCATTCATTCACGTCTCGCCTGGTGGGTGCGGCAGCTCTGGTCGGGGGAATTGCACTTCCAGGGGTAGTTCTGGTACTGTCTGCCAGTGCGGGTCAGCTTCCCAGTGGTCAGCGTTTTTTTGACCGCTCTCCCCGCCTGGTCAGTGCAGCGTCTTCTTTCCAGTCTGTGAATACACCTTCTACTTATCAGTTCACAGTCACGCTACCTGAAGATGCTGGTGCTAACCTGCAAGCGCTGAGAATTGTTCAGGACCAGGAAACCTATAACGTCCATTTCAATCCCAACCAGAGTCGAGCTTTCCTGGGTAACACCTATGCTGGTGGACCCGAAGTTCCGCTGGCAACCATTGGGGGTGAAATGCCTGCGGACTCCAATGAGGTCACGCTGGTCTTTGATCCGCCAATCGCTCCTGGTCAGACAGTCACTGTTTCCCTGGAAACAAACCGGAACCCCCGCGATGAAGGGGTATATCTGTTTGGAGTGACCGCGTTCCCCGAAGGCGAGAACAGCCGGGGTCTATTCCTGGGTTACGGTCGGGTGAATGTTTACGAGAATTCCAGGTAA
- a CDS encoding DUF4079 domain-containing protein → MLNLEDFLGIVHPALAVVIIFPLIGMVTRLAWQTRQRRLQVAEEGKSKVAPVVGQEHVQLGKWLSGSVVGISLIGLAYPLFTKMLKAEVLAKDPFRFYFIIAMFAATIASLIILYNARPKIWRAVFATLTGMGVMVLGFQPEIFRRNDEWYLSHFYFGMAVIMLMIFSLAIVQEIYQDRKNRWRRVHIVLNSIALLLFISQGFTGTRDLLEIPLSWQAPAIYNCDFANKTCG, encoded by the coding sequence ATGCTAAATCTTGAAGACTTTCTTGGAATCGTGCATCCGGCACTGGCAGTGGTCATCATCTTCCCGTTGATTGGAATGGTAACCCGGTTAGCCTGGCAGACCCGCCAGCGTCGTTTACAGGTTGCGGAGGAGGGGAAAAGCAAAGTTGCCCCTGTGGTTGGGCAGGAGCATGTCCAGCTCGGCAAATGGCTCAGCGGCTCGGTCGTGGGTATTTCCCTGATTGGGCTGGCTTACCCGTTGTTTACCAAAATGCTGAAAGCGGAAGTATTGGCAAAGGACCCATTCCGGTTCTACTTTATCATTGCCATGTTTGCTGCCACGATCGCCTCCCTGATTATTCTCTACAATGCCAGACCTAAAATCTGGCGGGCAGTCTTTGCCACATTAACCGGCATGGGCGTGATGGTGCTTGGCTTTCAGCCAGAGATTTTCCGTCGCAATGATGAATGGTACCTGTCCCACTTCTACTTCGGCATGGCTGTGATTATGCTGATGATTTTTTCCCTGGCGATCGTCCAGGAAATTTATCAGGATCGCAAAAACCGCTGGCGCAGAGTTCACATCGTGCTTAACTCCATTGCCCTGTTGTTATTTATCAGTCAGGGCTTTACCGGCACACGAGATTTACTGGAAATTCCTCTGAGCTGGCAGGCACCGGCAATTTATAACTGTGACTTTGCCAACAAAACCTGTGGGTAA